Within the Candidatus Flexicrinis proximus genome, the region CAGTCCCCCAGCAGCGGCCAGCTCGACCCCATGTACATCAGGCCGAGGCCGAGAAACCCGATCACGGCGGCGATGGGCGCGATGAGCTGCGCGACATCCCGGATATCGTTGAACAACTGTTGAATGGCATCGGAAAGGTTCACGCGAGAGACTCCCTGCTTATGAAACGGATGACTCTCAGCGTAGCAAAGTGGGGATGTGGGAACTGGCGAGGATTACAGTTTCGGGTTAGCAGTCTTGACCAGGGGGTTAGCAAGTTTGCGGGGTTAGAAATCTATTTTGTGGTTCTTAACTCGATTAACACGCACACGCCTGCCATAATATTAAGATGTAGACCGACCGCAGCAGGTATATCAGCATGGCACGGCGTATCAAACAGTTGTTCGTCAGTTATTCGCGTGACGATAAGCATTGGACATACGAGTTTGCGAAGGCGCTGCGCGACGACCTGACGTATTCGGCTTTTGTCGATTACCGCAACATCCACATCGGCACCGACTGGTGGCGTACGATCTGCGAAAACATCGAAGCGTGCGACTGCGCGATTTACGTCATGACGCCGAAGTCGGTCGAGTCGCTCTATTGCCGCGCAGAGATTGACTATCAGCTGGCATTGAATAAACCAATTCTGCCGATCATGCTTAAGTCCTGTACATTTCCCGACGAATTGAGTCGGAAACGCGTGCAGTATCTCACCATCAGCGATGAGATGCAGATTGACCGCGTCCTGCTGGAGCTTCAAAAAGGCTTGGAAGAGGTTGAATATCTACTCTTTGACGATCCGTCGCCACTTCCACCACGCCCGGACGAACCAAGCCGAAAGATACCAAGAGCGCTGAAGAAGTCTTCCACTTGTCGCGGACGCTGCCGAAGAGGGGCAGCAGGCAGGCAGAAGGGCTATTCGCTGAAGTCGCAAAGCTGACAGCGGCGGACGATTGGGTCGCCGCGCGCAGCAGACTGGATGAATTGCGCTCATATATGCAGGTGGCGCGGTTCACCTGCCAGACAGGCAACGCTCCGTGACGCGCGCGAACTGTGGCGCGAACACTGGGAGCCATGGCCGCAGAATTCGATCCACTCCAAACTGGCCGATAAGCTTGCTATACCTATACATCCTCCGGAAAAACCCGCTGCCGCGTCTGTAACGCTTGCGCCTATCCCCAAAGTTACGCCAGATGAGCGGCTCGTCGCTCGAGAAGGCGCGCCAGATTCCTCTATCTATCCGTATCTTCCTGAAGTGG harbors:
- a CDS encoding toll/interleukin-1 receptor domain-containing protein; the encoded protein is MARRIKQLFVSYSRDDKHWTYEFAKALRDDLTYSAFVDYRNIHIGTDWWRTICENIEACDCAIYVMTPKSVESLYCRAEIDYQLALNKPILPIMLKSCTFPDELSRKRVQYLTISDEMQIDRVLLELQKGLEEVEYLLFDDPSPLPPRPDEPSRKIPRALKKSSTCRGRCRRGAAGRQKGYSLKSQS